The following proteins come from a genomic window of Myroides odoratus DSM 2801:
- the rsmG gene encoding 16S rRNA (guanine(527)-N(7))-methyltransferase RsmG has product MEEILKYFPNLTPEQIAQFEQLEVVYQEWNAKINVISRKDIHELYVKHVLHSLGIAKVMEFVPGSSVMDVGTGGGFPGIPLAIMFPETKFYLIDIIAKKIRVVNEVIQALGLTNVVAEQKRAETVEEKFDFIVSRAVTNMPDFVKWIRHKTKKENHHEFENGILYLKGGDLTEELQDFPKAVQFDLSNIFDDEFFETKKVVYLPLKYKG; this is encoded by the coding sequence ATGGAAGAAATTTTAAAATATTTCCCTAATCTTACCCCTGAACAAATCGCGCAATTTGAACAATTGGAAGTTGTGTACCAGGAGTGGAATGCAAAAATTAACGTTATTTCTAGAAAAGATATACACGAATTATATGTAAAGCATGTCTTGCATTCATTGGGAATTGCTAAGGTAATGGAATTTGTTCCAGGTAGTAGTGTAATGGATGTTGGAACAGGAGGAGGATTTCCTGGAATTCCATTGGCTATTATGTTTCCAGAAACAAAATTCTACTTGATTGATATTATTGCAAAAAAGATACGTGTCGTTAATGAAGTTATCCAAGCATTAGGGTTAACCAATGTCGTTGCAGAACAAAAAAGAGCCGAAACAGTAGAAGAGAAGTTCGATTTTATTGTGAGTCGTGCTGTAACCAATATGCCTGATTTTGTAAAGTGGATTCGCCATAAAACGAAAAAGGAAAATCACCATGAATTTGAAAATGGAATCCTATACTTGAAAGGTGGAGATTTGACAGAAGAATTACAAGACTTCCCAAAAGCCGTTCAGTTTGATTTGAGTAATATCTTTGATGACGAATTTTTCGAAACGAAAAAAGTAGTGTATTTGCCGTTGAAATATAAAGGGTAA